In a genomic window of Chaetodon trifascialis isolate fChaTrf1 chromosome 8, fChaTrf1.hap1, whole genome shotgun sequence:
- the tmem269 gene encoding transmembrane protein 269 isoform X1, with amino-acid sequence MILLTPSSGLFQCTNKLSLSDQATGLQIKEFARKNAANALSVANMVMGMASILSSLNGHHHAACWLVLIGYLLDLADGAVARRLDACSALGAKLDDFADFTTFGIATSLLLRTADLLDNILCMCYVLSVFVRLCFFSSGIPFMYRGLPCIYSSAILASASLLSGGNMAMLRVIAMAMIIFMISQNFYPHDRVLESQAWKKVVYAGGVVMVFCSFFPPACVYYLLWSGSYILFPTSLWSSKV; translated from the exons ATGATCCTCCTGACTCCCTCCTCTG GTCTCTTCCAGTGCACCAACAAGCTCTCTCTCAGTGATCAGGCCACAGGACTGCAGATCAAAGAGTTTGCACGGAAAAATGCAGCTAACGCTCTGTCAGTTGCCAACATGGTCATGGGAATGGCCTCCATTCTCAGCAGCCTGAACGG GCACCATCATGCTGCATGCTGGCTGGTTCTGATTGGCTACCTGCTGGATTTGGCAGATGGAGCAGTTGCCAGGCGACTCGATGCCTGCTCTGCACTGG GTGCCAAGCTGGATGATTTCGCTGACTTCACGACCTTCGGGATTGCCACGTCGTTGCTCTTAAGGACGGCTGACCTGCTGGACAACATCCTGTGCATGTGCTACGTCCTGTCGGTGTTCGTCCGCCTCTGTTTCTTCTCAAGCG GGATCCCCTTCATGTACCGTGGCCTGCCCTGCATCTACTCCTCCGCCATCCTGGCCAGCGCCTCTCTGCTGTCAGGGGGAAACATGGCCATGCTGCGGGTCATCGCAATGGCCATGATCATCTTCATGATCAGTCAGAACTTCTACCCCCATGACAGAGTGCTGGAGTCCCAAGCCTGGAAGAAAGTAGTCTATGCTGGAG GAGTCGTCATGGTGTTCTGCTCCTTCTTCCcccctgcatgtgtgtactACCTGCTGTGGTCTGGCTCCTACATTTTGTTCCCAACATCCCTTTGGAGCAGTAAAGTGTAA
- the tmem269 gene encoding transmembrane protein 269 isoform X2 produces the protein MVMGMASILSSLNGHHHAACWLVLIGYLLDLADGAVARRLDACSALGAKLDDFADFTTFGIATSLLLRTADLLDNILCMCYVLSVFVRLCFFSSGIPFMYRGLPCIYSSAILASASLLSGGNMAMLRVIAMAMIIFMISQNFYPHDRVLESQAWKKVVYAGGVVMVFCSFFPPACVYYLLWSGSYILFPTSLWSSKV, from the exons ATGGTCATGGGAATGGCCTCCATTCTCAGCAGCCTGAACGG GCACCATCATGCTGCATGCTGGCTGGTTCTGATTGGCTACCTGCTGGATTTGGCAGATGGAGCAGTTGCCAGGCGACTCGATGCCTGCTCTGCACTGG GTGCCAAGCTGGATGATTTCGCTGACTTCACGACCTTCGGGATTGCCACGTCGTTGCTCTTAAGGACGGCTGACCTGCTGGACAACATCCTGTGCATGTGCTACGTCCTGTCGGTGTTCGTCCGCCTCTGTTTCTTCTCAAGCG GGATCCCCTTCATGTACCGTGGCCTGCCCTGCATCTACTCCTCCGCCATCCTGGCCAGCGCCTCTCTGCTGTCAGGGGGAAACATGGCCATGCTGCGGGTCATCGCAATGGCCATGATCATCTTCATGATCAGTCAGAACTTCTACCCCCATGACAGAGTGCTGGAGTCCCAAGCCTGGAAGAAAGTAGTCTATGCTGGAG GAGTCGTCATGGTGTTCTGCTCCTTCTTCCcccctgcatgtgtgtactACCTGCTGTGGTCTGGCTCCTACATTTTGTTCCCAACATCCCTTTGGAGCAGTAAAGTGTAA